The window ATCAAGAAGCAGAATATTATACCAAGTTGAGGTATGAAATTTTGGATACAAGACATTAGAAAATCCATGTACCTGCCGGTTATTATTGAGCCTTCCTAAGTCCCACTAAAAAGCAGTCTGAAATTAAACTTTGTGAAGATTGATCTTAAATTGCTGAGGTTAGATATTGTGCAGAAAGCCTCTTTATTTCTACAAAATACCCAAGGATGTCTTCAATACGAAAGTAGAAAGAGTATTGTTTAACAGCATAAAGGCCCTACACTAGAAGAGTTTAAAACTAGTTGTTAGACCCCGGAGTGAGATGCCGTGTAACATAAAATCACGTAAAACTATGTATACTACGTGTCGTCACGAAGAAGAGAAGAATTTATGACAACATAAAGAACATGCTTGTTCTTGCCTGTTATTTTACGTGTATTTCACTTACGTCACTAAGGGAAGTTATGATTCGaatgaagagatatatatataacgaaactgAGAGGAAGTGGAGAAagggaaacaaagaaagaaatgggaACAGAAACGGAAATcgtgaaagaaagggagaaggtCTATAATATTTGATACAAAGAGATAGGTAGCTAggatgataggtagatagatagacagacggatatatatattagtatgtagttatgcatgtatgtatgtaggtaggtaggaaggtataTAGGTAGGGAGGtaagtaggcaggtaggtaggtagataggcaaTGAGGCAGGTAAGTTGGAAGGcatgtagttaggtaggtagatgggtacgtaggtagatagaataatagatatgtaggtagatagacagacaaatagagtgATGAGGTGACAAACAGATTTATTgcctgattgattgattgactgatggattgatggattgattgattgattaattggttGATTGCTTTTTCCCTTCAGTACTGTTTACGTGGATTTTCACATCAGCATAACAATCAAATctttcagaaaaatatacaatttcatcatacaattttcaaaataaccgtTGGATCCTCACGGGtagttctaattattattattatcgataagTATACATGcttaatttgttttctgttttctgaAGATGATAAAATGAGACCCATTCCAGCACTGAAGCTAAAGTTGCCACGAAATTTGTGGGTGTCTTCATTAATATTTCGAAATTCGTATGTAAGTTATCAAAATGAGATCAATTacagtaattatattttattattgctgttattttgctatttttcttaTTAGGAGTATTTATTAGGTTTAggacaaatatttaaattaaatgtgTAATATTCATAAGTAGACATTTAtgtcaatgagtgaaacaaaaatgaatatttacCTTATAACTGACGGTGCTGTTTTCTCAATTTGAAGACATGTGTATCTTGGGTAACATCCATTCTGGAACAATTGTAAAAGAACATCACTATCTGGTGTACTTTTACCTTTGGCAACCAGGCAGTGAAACATCCCAAGAGTTTGAATAGAGATTTGGTAATGTGTGATATTTATGGAGagttgcttattttttttcatgCTTTGCACCCAAGTGCTACGCAAGCGCTCAGAAAACGGACATAATTTAATTACGTCTTGACGACAGTCTCGACATGAATTTGAGCAATGTTGGCGATACCCTGAATCACAAAACTGCACGTATTGTGCGCAATCTTTGAACTCGTCGGCGCAGGTTGTTGACACCACGTACTTATCAAGTTTCAATTCCAGATACATTTTCGTTTGAGTAATTTCTTCCCCAGTGTCACAGACAGGCACCATGAATAAAGCTGCGGTTTTGATTTCATTAACAGGTTCTTTTACACGTAGAGACCAGATATGGTCGCGTCGATTTTTTTCTCGAAGAATGATGAATCTGAACGGGCCTTCATTCCAATGTGCAAGACAATATAATTTCTGTTTTACTTCCATATTTAAATCTTTGTGTATACAAGCCTTCGTTCTAAAATGAATCATCATACCTTCTCCAGATTCACATTCACTTTCTAGCCTAATAGGAACTATTTCTTCACGGCATAGCGCAGACCCACTGCTATCAAACATTTGTAAATTGTAACCCCCTGAGAATGGGCAGCTAACTTTGTGCTCAAGTAGTTTTTCTAGCAGTACTAATGGCCACATATCTAACATTAACGTATTACAAAGATCTGGATAATTCGTTTTAGATATTTCTGATTGTTTTAGCTGAACAATGATTTCACCTCGACGCAAGAATTCCATACAAACATAACTGGTCGTATGAGCAATTTCTATGTGAGATGCTATATATTTACCGTTAGGGAACTCTTCTATACATTTTCTTTCGTATCGTGTACATTGTCGATCACGACAACTACTAGCTTTCATAATACCATCTTGAAAGTACGCCACAAATCGGTCACCTTTTTCGTAACCTCGTACCCAAGCATTCTGCTCCGTGTGCATAAAACTGGGGAATTTGCATTCGGCCGACGTCACCCGCAGCACAACTGCCACGGCTAGAACGAGGCCAGTTTGTAGCCATAATAGCACTTCAAAAGCCTTCGTCGTCATGGGAACACGCATCCGATTAACAACCTTAGTGACAGGCACTTtctgtaaaacaaaagaaatataaatattattcagaGTGCATCATATAGCATTAACAAAGTTgtgtaatatataagaaaaaacccTAAAAATACATTAGTAAACAAATCTCTTACAAAGTATCCAAAATCTTTTATTGTATATAAcacaatagtaataaataataataataataataataataataataataataataataataataataataacaataataaaatactgctgtgactacacataaaacaatatcattgatgatgatggtgatggtgatgatgataataatgatagtaatagtagtgataataataatagtgataataatggtgatgataataacaataataagccggctacagctgctataatggtacgattataattgtaacggcaatgatggccgtctccccacgagccaatcaaagctcaaaaatgataacattaacatagcaccaaaatgtttttggaaactaaaaggaaaactaaatcagtataccaaatcgcttgtcctatggttaatctggaagcgcgtatcccagggaagagccagcctgggattgaaaagtcatcaactggcacaaactcttctccgaatacggacatggatggtcacttgaacgggaaattccccaactcgagccctccaagtttaCCACCAGAatcaccacagaaagaaaaatgtaagcggaataaatggacccgagaagagtataaagaagtaatatacgcttattactatgcattaggtaggccacctcaagagagacacaccgcaaactcttacagtatatggagaacatggaatcaagacagtaggccctatttggacgagaacaaattagcaaatgtgaggagggatatccttagaaataacagactcacagacagtgaaataagcgcgatcaagcacgcaacagaaaataacataaatataagacacaaaggaaatgaagaatcagatgaacagaatagcccgccacgaggcttaattgaaagactgccatctgaccaaagtacgcaaaggcctgaagacacaagaaattatattgaacctgttaaagatagccaggaaaatgataaaacaaaagtaacagaagatctcgcatttgctgaagaacacagagagtctatggcagaaatgaggcagaaaatcctgaatacgcttgaaggtgtaagacatacaagtatgaatgatagagaaccacttcataaactctcaaatacaaaccaaaataaaaaaaacaaatcaaaattggcaactatgtaacaaataaaataatacaagaattgaaacctgattttactgagttaaatgaaattagttacgcttctgctagggcaattgaaacaagctgtatgcccccgaaaaaacaaagaaaaccaaacctgggaagaaatcaaacgtggagaagtaaaattgaaaaagagattgaatttatgagaggggaaatatcaatattaaatgaactaataagtggaaatgatgtaagatccagaacaggaagaaagatgaagagaaaatttggatcctcacctacagaagaactgatatcaataaaagaaacgctgaaacacaAAGTcaaagcaaaagcccaaagaatacgaaaacttgagaagagaaacaagttttaaaagcaaaataagctgttcacatccaatgccaaaaaattctacagagaaatagggaaggagaaagtaaccgttaaagacggaagaagttcaaaacttttggaaaaggatttggattGACatgaagacgtacaacataaatacaGAGTGGATTATACAAAcggaaggatcctaccaaaatttacaacaacaagcatgagaagacatcacaatagcagacctaagaaaggcactcacgaaggcccataattggaaatcccctgGTAAAGATAgtgtgccgaatttctggctcgcatcgctcccatacgcacacggtaagctagttcagctgctcaatggaattatgagagacctaaagaaaacacctgaatggttagcaagtggtattacttacctactcccaaagaataacgaaaccaaccatccaaaaaactatcggccaataacctgtctatccaccacgtataaaatcctaacatctatcctggcggagaaaacatatatattcatggagaagaacgatattttccccattgaacaaaaagggtatCGCCGAGGCCCATACGGATGCAGAGATAAACTGTTAATTAAttgtatgatccttgagaactgtcacaacaagcgcagaaatctcagctccgcatggattgactataaaaaggccttcgacattataccgcatccatggatcttgagatctctggatatcttcaaaatttcccctgtgatttcaagcttcctgaaacacaatatgtcgttgtggaatacgaatctccaattataccactctaatggagtacttgcctcagagaaCATAAACATCAGCTGTGggatttttcaaggtgactcactttcacctctaatattctgcatagccctaataccccttacaagtgaattaaacagaacagggtatgggtataaaattgccaataaaaaaataagccatctattttatatgggtgacttaaaactctatggtaaagacgataatgaacttgaaggcatattgcgcactgtgaaagcattcagtgatgacatcgggatggagtttgggcttgagaagtgtgccaagacCGCTTTCcagaatttgctattgatctcgtgcaggatacccaaactgaaccacccgagggaagtacggcagctattgttgcaaagaaggtgaaaataatggcaacggaAAAAAGCGCACAAGCatttggctgataggtgggaggagaaacctctgcacggcaaatatgtggcccgtagcaaacaagctgatgttgaccagaagcaaacccatcagtggctacggagctcagggctaaaagcagagagcgaaggtttcatcctggctgctcaagatcaaagcctattcattcggaactaccaggccaatgtgatgaaaaatggagcagacccaaaatgccgattctgcaacgacatgattgaaacagtggaccacctaatgtctggatgtaaagtcttagcaccagtggagtataaattaagacatgacagagttggccaatatctacactggctaataagtcggcattacaatatcaaaactgccgacaagtggtataatcaccacactgaagctgtaactgaaggagaaaatgtaacgattctgtgggactttccagtacatacagaccgaaccatcaaagccaataaaccggatatagttgtgaaagaccaacacaataaagtttgcttattgatcgacatgagcatcccctgtgatcataatatctcggcgaaagagctTGACAagcttagaaaatataaagacctgctcattgaaattgagaagatgtggcatctcaaggcggttacaataccagtgatcgtaggagcactaggaatgatcaagaagggaaccgaaaattatatgagaataatccctggcttaccatccctgcaagaagtgcaaaagattgtcttaactggtacatcacacgtattgagaagatcattatcgatgtgagaactattactacccatatattttaatttaactttatttctttaaagaaaaaagaatgaactaactagtgagtttagtttaatggcctaccaatgtatactatgagtttctttgccctaggagtcgggtaGACACTCGGAAAGAAATAGAAGCAAATGTGAAAgacgaaaaaatataataataataataataataatataataataataataataataataataataataataataatagtaaggagtataactccaaacttacaggggaaaattcattTTAGTATTAAACCAAAtttcacaataaaaatatatatgtacgtagtctttttacttattatattatgtttattaattttttggtactttttgtgatctagatatatgttttataatatattttattttctctatatgaatttatgtctatcattgtttgaattacataatagtgtttttgctctaattcatatatatatatatacacacatatataggctaGACTTCTGTAAGGTAATCTGCGGTATTCAAACGTTGCGTTTACTTTAGACTGGATCCGTGATAAAACCTCTACAAACAACCTTTGTAACTTTAGGAGTAGTCAAACTGGTAAACTTAATTTAGGTAGCTTCATATAATCTGtcaagtgaaataataataaacacggtATTCAACGTGTCCAGTAGGAACATTTCATGTCTGTAAAGTAAAAGTTAGTTCaaattagttatttttttaaagacccGGTTTGTGCTGTTTTATATACATCCAGTTGAAAGAATTTTGAGTGTTATGAATCGGCATTAAGATTCAACTTAGTATACCATAGAATGCGATGATGCTTTAAAT of the Octopus sinensis linkage group LG1, ASM634580v1, whole genome shotgun sequence genome contains:
- the LOC115219228 gene encoding uncharacterized protein LOC115219228, which translates into the protein MRVPMTTKAFEVLLWLQTGLVLAVAVVLRVTSAECKFPSFMHTEQNAWVRGYEKGDRFVAYFQDGIMKASSCRDRQCTRYERKCIEEFPNGKYIASHIEIAHTTSYVCMEFLRRGEIIVQLKQSEISKTNYPDLCNTLMLDMWPLVLLEKLLEHKVSCPFSGGYNLQMFDSSGSALCREEIVPIRLESECESGEGMMIHFRTKACIHKDLNMEVKQKLYCLAHWNEGPFRFIILREKNRRDHIWSLRVKEPVNEIKTAALFMVPVCDTGEEITQTKMYLELKLDKYVVSTTCADEFKDCAQYVQFCDSGYRQHCSNSCRDCRQDVIKLCPFSERLRSTWVQSMKKNKQLSINITHYQISIQTLGMFHCLVAKGKSTPDSDVLLQLFQNGCYPRYTCLQIEKTAPSVIRYRLGRSIEWPLAHPGELKTYICSENHFDYSPDVQAVQRKPMTVLVNLKKTHFVNCNLHPVISRYTLLRDDNFCEYCLMHDPSLSSDRIVLYSLNCSTKPRHINLACLASFDINAQTKAVVLKAVHRKHNFVCWVFTSRNKILVLPPSDCTNTTAHEQPIIGGREDEASEFSIMKDVSRTCEELCLTSTPSYLTANTTLLPSSSYWDNSSGVYRPQAETSANSKGTLPECNRKNTYVITVMSVLFFLIPLVCVPA